A single Epinephelus fuscoguttatus linkage group LG13, E.fuscoguttatus.final_Chr_v1 DNA region contains:
- the arl5a gene encoding ADP-ribosylation factor-like protein 5A, whose product MGILFTKLWRLFNHQEHKVIIVGLDNAGKTTILYQFSMNEVVHTSPTIGSNVEEIVVNNTHFLMWDIGGQESLRSSWNTYYTNTEFVIVVVDSTDRERISVTKEELYRMLAHEDLRKAGLLIFANKQDVKGCMSVAEISQSLQLTSVKDHQWHIQACCALTGEGLCQGLEWMMSRLRVR is encoded by the exons AACACAAAGTCATTATTGTGGGCCTGGACAATGCCGGCAAGACCACAATCCTTTACCAGTT TTCAATGAACGAGGTGGTGCACACCTCTCCTACGATTGGGAGCAACGTAGAGGAGATTGTTGTCAACAACACTCATTTCCTGATGTGGGACATCGGGGGTCAAGAGTCACTGAGGTCATCGTGGAACACAtactacacaaacacagag TTTGTCATCGTGGTGGTCGAcagcacagacagagaaaggaTCTCTGTGACCAAAGAGGAACTTTACAGAATGCTCGCACATGAA GATTTAAGAAAGGCCGGGTTGTTGATATTCGCCAACAAGCAGGATGTGAAAGGTTGCATGTCTGTGGCTGAGATCTCTCAGAGCCTTCAGCTTACCTCTGTCAAAGACCACCAGTGGCACATCCAGGCCTGCTGCGCCCTCACTGGGGAGGG GCTGTGCCAGGGTCTCGAGTGGATGATGTCACGGCTGCGTGTGAGatga